A stretch of Besnoitia besnoiti strain Bb-Ger1 chromosome III, whole genome shotgun sequence DNA encodes these proteins:
- a CDS encoding hypothetical protein (encoded by transcript BESB_046570) codes for MTTGLQSSFNGLALDDEEASSSFFLAEPLITSEPEADTDPRLLGDDVTGQNGADRDTSASNTSGGKRWFRFQSFRRKGPPDGTGGIGRELTKRAHEGDEAATAGMKALNLLEQGEYDDDLLDCVQLSRDLDVAMRLFCHHFPDNDLRRVVCGDKRKHLVRLLNPLRQKFGTAQTFLRRLTIPLSHPVFVNSARSPMSEVDLQPLTIMLANAVKRNPDMTPAYSIFDAESGRSCVATELSHIYREPPRLNPRKLEKSLSKRKEWRLRQVAAAAYPAHADAMEIALVLSALDFSGCRERWIKEPYVTLGNVAAGATVQLSRKLATELLVSFLIAMAYSANDSEAGSCSASGSVSEVRASCRRLKINLQLQAEIQKIYNSVADNNLSTAEERVNKLRNSYKTVTLDEEFVRRGNGFAVLNAFADTYMFLQQVDMTTKGARFLRFLNSMGLKRALQWYLTRVFRKLAAGYRNQGASALLPSSVQAPQPFKNVMAASSGAHTVCGIGSRWLQKFVTGLVEVTLSDSSQAAGTAELDAPGAPADSAVSQRGPEGTASAAGLGSGGITNEGFDSTETPYQEPLQGQASVLSPSAPSASPVVLSFAAGTSGADAVIGFTRRAKSIGRILRTVVAAALAADLAFGLWFPGPVLPLVPRS; via the exons ATGACAACTGGATTGCAATCGTCATTCAATGGGCTCGCTTTGGATGATGAAGAGGCCTCTTCCTCATTTTTCCTTGCAGAACCACTGATAACCTCAGAACCTGAAGCCGACACAGACCCGAGATTGTTAGGCGATGACGTCACTGGCCAAAATGGCGCTGACAGAGACACGTCTGCAAGCAATACCTCAGGAGGGAAGAGGTGGTTTAGATTCCAGAGTTTTCGTCGAAAAGGACCGCCTGATGGAACAGGCGGTATCGGCAGG GAGTTGACGAAACGAGCTCACGAGGGCGATGAGGCTGCAACTGCGGGCATGAAGGCCCTGAATCTGCTGGAGCAGGGAGAGTACGATG ATGACCTCCTCGACTGCGTACAGCTTTCGCGGGACCTCGATGTTGCGATGCGTTTGTTTTGCCACCACTTTCCTGACAACGATCTGAGACGCGTTGTCTGTGGTGACAAGCGGAAGCACCTTGTTCGACTCCTAAATCCTCTCCGGCAAAAGTTTGGAACTGCCCAAA CCTTTTTGAGGCGCCTGACAATCCCGCTTTCCCACCCTGTTTTCGTCAACAGTGCCCGTTCGCCCA TGTCTGAAGTCGATCTACAGCCGCTGACAATTATGCTCGCAAACGCCGTCAAACGCAACCCCGACATGACGCCAGCGTACTCCATCTTCGATGCGGAATCAGGCCGGAGTTGCGTGGCAACGGAATTGTCCCACATCTACAGGGAACCTCCCCGTCTGAATCCGAGGAAACTTGAAAAATCGTTATCGAAGAGAAAG GAATGGAGACTGCGACAagtggctgctgccgcaTACCCTGCGCACGCGGATGCTATGGAAATTGCTCTCGTCCTCAGTGCGCTCGATTTTTCGGGTTGCAGGGAACGCTGGATCAAGGAACCCTACGTGACACTGGGGAACGTGGCAGCTGGGGCTACCGTCCAGCTTTCCAGAAAGCTGGCGACAGAACTTTTAGTGTCCTTTCTCATTGCCATGGCGTATAGCGCAAACGACAGTGAAGCGGGTTCTTGTTCGGCAAGCGGATCTGTGTCGGAAGTTCGTGCCTCGTGCAGGCGACTGAAGATAAACCTTCAGCTGCAAGCGGAAATTCAAAAAATCTACAATTCGGTTGCAGATAACAATCTTAGTACAGCAGAAGAACGCGTCAACAAACTCCGGAACAGTTACAAAACTGTTACATTGGACGAAGAATTTGTGCGGAGAGGAAACGGCTTCGCGGTTCTGAATGCATTCGCAGACACGTACATGT TTTTGCAGCAAGTGGACATGACGACTAAAGGAGCCCGTTTTCTGCGCTTTCTGAATAGTATGGGGCTGAAGCGCGCGCTTCAGTGGTACCTCACGAGGGTCTTCCGCAAACTTGCTGCAGGGTACAGGAATCAAGGGGCatccgcgctgctgcccaGCTCCGTTCAGGCTCCACAGCCCTTTAAAAACGTCATGGCAGCCTCATCTGGGGCGCACACTGTATGTGGGATCGGCAGTCGATGGCTGCAGAAGTTTGTTACTGGACTGGTTGAGGTAACTTTATCGGACTCTAGCCAGGCGGCGGGCACCGCGGAGCTGGACGCTCCCGGCGCACCGGCGGATTCCGCTGTGTCGCAGCGAGGCCCCGAGGGaaccgcgtctgcagcaggcctCGGTTCTGGAGGCATCACAAACGAAGGCTTCGATTCTACTGAAACACCGTATCAGGAGCCTCTTCAGGGTCAGGCTTCAGTTTTGTCGCCGTCCGCTCCAAGCGCATCGCCCGTCGTACTATCTTTCGCAGCAGGAACAAGCGGAGCCGACGCAGTTATCGGATTCACGCGAAGAGCAAAAAGTATTGGGAGAATCTTGCGAACAGttgtggcggcggcgctcgcggcagaTCTCGCTTTTGGTTTGTGGTTCCCAGGACCTGTGCTGCCGTTAGTCCCAAGATCGTAG
- a CDS encoding hypothetical protein (encoded by transcript BESB_046580), whose protein sequence is MLQQGPFARPACGAAPRHVAALPQGAGALNLHPSPQMWLSFCRYQTRSASARMLRAATAEAHEACTACHTPSQATQPRSPLRISGSSSWVLFAVTFFMSLASGDATGASYAQAVSPPSSRATETVAAAPSSLVSGRVFVPPHLLSGVRISVNGDLLSLSPSSSGDFVLPRLPVGSYVVQPSHPLLAFPSYLLTVSSASESLAAAPAGDQAASAPKASVYLLGESFRPLTPEAPLPLPLRVLPTSGPPAYFVVKPPFSLLFLLQQPLLLVAAACFGLMWCLPKLQKYQEEEERRQNLIAQQHQQALHGARGGGHEGATAVARRSGASGGASANLYADRTAVEGGRGAGDEDCSAFLRGLTTLREDRRAVRH, encoded by the coding sequence ATGTTGCAGCAGGGGCCGTTCGCCCGtcctgcgtgcggcgcggcgcctcgtcacgtcgcggcgcttcctcaAGGTGCGGGTGCCTTGAATTTGCATCCCAGTCCGCAGATGTGGCTGTCTTTTTGTAGGTATCAAACGCGATCTGCTTCCGCGCGGATGTTGAGGGCGGCAACCGCGGAAGCGCACGAAGCCTGCACCGCTTGTCACACGCCAAGTCAAGCTACCCAGCCACGTTCGCCTTTACGGATATCGGGATCCTCTTCATGGGTATTGTTCGCAGTCACGTTCTTCATGTCTCTTGCCTCTGGTGATGCCACGGGCGCTTCTTATGCCCAAgccgtgtctccgccgtcttctcgcgccaCTGAGActgtcgccgctgctcccTCGTCTCTGGTTTCTGGGCGTGTGTTTGTCCCGCCCCACCTGCTCTCTGGCGTCCGCATTTCCGTAAATGGCGATCTCTTGTCTCTCAGTCCTTCTTCATCGGGGGATTTTGTCCTCCCCCGTCTCCCCGTGGGCTCCTACGTCGTCCAACCCTCGCACCCGCTGCTGGCCTTTCCCTCGTATCTCCTCACtgtctcttccgcctctgaGTCACTGGCGGCTGCTCCAGCTGGTGACCAAGCTGCATCTGCGCCCAAGGCGAGTGTGTACCTTCTCGGGGAGAGTTTCCGTCCGCTGACGCCtgaggcgcctctgccgctgccctTGCGCGTCCTCCCCACATCCGGCCCCCCTGCGTACTTCGTCGTCAAGCCTCCGTTTAGTCtgctctttcttctgcagcagcctcttctgctcgtcgcagctgcgtgcTTCGGCCTCATGTGGTGTCTGCCGAAGCTCCAGAAGTAccaggaagaggaggagagacggcAGAATCTCATCGCGCAGCAAcaccagcaggcgctgcacgGGGCCCGTGGGGGGGGTCATgaaggcgcgaccgcggtcgcgcgccgaagcggcgccTCTGGAGGCGCTTCCGCGAATCTCTACGCGGACAGGACAGCTGTCGAGGggggacgaggcgcgggcgacgaagacTGCTCGGCTTTTCTGAGAGGTCTCACAACTCTTCGTGAAGACAGACGAGCCGTGAGACACTGA